Within Synergistaceae bacterium, the genomic segment GAGAATTTTTTTATGTCGAGTCTTAGCGCAGAACAAAAATCTATCGAAGAATTTATGGGAAGCAAGAAAAATTTTTTCCTCATTCCCGACTATCAACGCCCTTATTCTTGGGAAGATGAAGAGTGCTTAACCCTTTGGAACGATTTATTTGCGTTCGTTTTCCCTGATAATGACTATAACTGTATACCCCATGTCGGCTATTTCTTTGCTTGTTTCCCTTGCAGCTAAAGTTTTATCGTGAATATTTCCTTCCATAAAACCGATTTTGACCAATGGAAATTGAAATAATTTTTTATGCTCACCTGCGATCCTAATAATTTTATTATTTATGTGCATTAAGCTATATTTATCAGGCCGTACAGGTATCAACACAAAATCTGCGTTCTTGAGAGCTAAATTTGTACGTTGATTAAATCCGGGAG encodes:
- a CDS encoding DUF262 domain-containing protein; translated protein: MSSLSAEQKSIEEFMGSKKNFFLIPDYQRPYSWEDEECLTLWNDLFAFVFPDNDYNCIPHVGYFFACFPCS
- a CDS encoding ParA family protein, producing MAIKVAVFNNKDKGGVGKTTLSIILTQIALMNNKKVLAFDQDEQQNFNSSMFYLKEEPRFKNLFTLRTLLKKEDFDIHADLLIIDCPPGFNQRTNLALKNADFVLIPVRPDKYSLMHINNKIIRIAGEHKKLFQFPLVKIGFMEGNIHDKTLAARETSKEIADMGYTVIVIIRENERK